The Bosea sp. AS-1 region CTTGCCATCCTTCGCCAGATAATCGAGCCGCACCGTCTGCGCCTTGATGGTGATACCGCGTTCCTTCTCGATATCCATCGAGTCGAGGATCTGCTCGCTCATGTCGCGCGCGGCGACCGTGCCGGTCTGCTGGATCAGGCGATCGGCCAGCGTCGACTTGCCGTGGTCGATATGGGCAACGATCGAGAAGTTGCGGATATTGGCGATGGTGCGGGTGCTCATGCGCGCGCCATAGCAGTGAAGCCGCCTGCCGCCAAGCGGCTGGCCTTTCCGCGCGTGATCAGATCGATGAGATGCCGGCTCTCAAGGCCGATCATTCGACTTGCCATTTCCAATATATAAGAATTATTCTCTCGCCATGGAGTTCGAGGACGATATCGATATCGACCGCCGCCTCGGCGAGCGTCTCAAGGCGGCCCGCCAGCGCCATGCTCTGACGCTGGACGAGCTGGCCCGGCGCACGAGTGTCAGTCGCGCGATGATCTCGCGGATCGAGCGCGGTGAATCGAGCCCGACGGCGACGGTGCTGGTCCGGCTCGGCTCCGGACTCGGACTTTCGCTCTCGGCATTGCTGGAAGAGGATATGGGCACGGGCCCGTTGGCACGACACGCGCAGCAGCCGGTCTGGCGCGATCCGGCGAGCGGCTATTTGCGCCGCAACGTCTCCCCGCGCGGCACCGGCTCCGGTTTCGAGATCGTCGAGGTGGAGTTGCCGGCAGGCGCAGAAGTCCATCTCGACAGCGCGACCGGCGCTCCGGCCCTCGACCAGCAGATCTGGGTGCTCGGCGGCCGGCTTGATCTCACCGTCGATGGCACGCGCCACGACCTCGCCGAGGGCGACTGCCTGCAGATGCATCTGCGCGGCCCGATCATCTACCGCAATCCGGGCAGCGAGCCGGTCCGCTACGCCGTCATCCTCGCCGCGGGCAGCGGTGCATTTCCGGGACATGCCGCATGAACGTTCTCGCCGCCACCACCGACATCGCCATCGATGTTCTCGACGCCTCCGCCACGGAAGCCGCGATACCGGCGCTGGCCGAGATCCTGCGCGACTGCGTCGCCAACGGCGCCTCGGTTGGCTTCATGGACCGGAACACCGCAGACGATTACGAACGCTTCTGGCGCGATGTGGCGGCCGGCGTCGGATGCGGGCAGATCGTCCTGTTCACAGCGCGCCATGCCGGCGGGATCGTCGGCACGGCCCAGCTTCACCTGATCGGGAAGCCGAACCAGCCGCACCGGGCCGAAATCGCGAAAGTGCTGGTGCATTCTCGCGCGCGCCGGCAGGGCATCGGCGAGGCGTTGATGCGCCGGGCCGAATTGGCCGCGCGGGAGAAGGGTCGAGACCTGCTGGTGCTCGATACGGACGAGAACGGCACGGCGCGCCGCCTCTACAATCGGCTGGGCTGGACCGAGGTCGGCACCATCCCGCGCTTCGCGCTGATGCCGGACGGCGCCGCCTGCGGCTCGACCTTCTTCTACAAGGACCTCAGGCCAGCGTGAGCCGGCAGGGTCTCAGCCTTCCTGGGCTTCGCCGCGGATGTAGGGCTCGACCGGGCCCTTGAGCGTAATGGTCATCTGCCGGCCGAAGCGGTCCTTGGCGGCGCCGGCTGCGACCTTCACCCAGCCCTCCGAGACGCAATATTCCTCGACATTGGTCTTCTCAACGCCCTTGAAGCGGATACCGATGTCACGCGCCAGCACTTCGGCGTCATAGAACGGGCTGTCCGGATTGACGGAAAGGCGGTCGGGAAGCTGGTCGGACATGGGTCTGGCCTGGGTGTGAAGGAATGTCTTTGCCCGCTCGATAGCCGCTTCCGCCGGCAAAGCCAACTCGGGGCGCCACGCAGGCTAGCGGCTGCCGTCCAGCAGGCGGCCGACGACCTTGGCGGTGTAATCGACCATCGGGACGATGCGGGCATAGTTCAGGCGCGTCGGGCCGATGATGCCGACGACGCCGACGATGCGCTGGTCGGCGTCGCGGAAGGGCGCCGCCACCATCGAGGACCCCGACATCGAGAACAGCTTGTTCTCAGAGCCGATGAAGATGCGCACACCGTCGCCCTCCTCGGCGCGGGAGAGCAGGTCGATCACATCGGTCTGCGTCTCGAGATCGCCGAAGAGCAGGCGGATGCGCTCGAGGTCTTCCTGCGCCTTGAGATCGTCGAGCAGATTGGCCTGGCCCCGCACGATGAGGTGGCGGTCGCTGCTCGGCCCCGACGAGGTGGCGATGCCGCTTT contains the following coding sequences:
- a CDS encoding GNAT family N-acetyltransferase; this translates as MNVLAATTDIAIDVLDASATEAAIPALAEILRDCVANGASVGFMDRNTADDYERFWRDVAAGVGCGQIVLFTARHAGGIVGTAQLHLIGKPNQPHRAEIAKVLVHSRARRQGIGEALMRRAELAAREKGRDLLVLDTDENGTARRLYNRLGWTEVGTIPRFALMPDGAACGSTFFYKDLRPA
- a CDS encoding XRE family transcriptional regulator; translated protein: MEFEDDIDIDRRLGERLKAARQRHALTLDELARRTSVSRAMISRIERGESSPTATVLVRLGSGLGLSLSALLEEDMGTGPLARHAQQPVWRDPASGYLRRNVSPRGTGSGFEIVEVELPAGAEVHLDSATGAPALDQQIWVLGGRLDLTVDGTRHDLAEGDCLQMHLRGPIIYRNPGSEPVRYAVILAAGSGAFPGHAA
- a CDS encoding DUF3297 family protein is translated as MSDQLPDRLSVNPDSPFYDAEVLARDIGIRFKGVEKTNVEEYCVSEGWVKVAAGAAKDRFGRQMTITLKGPVEPYIRGEAQEG